In Triticum urartu cultivar G1812 chromosome 6, Tu2.1, whole genome shotgun sequence, the following proteins share a genomic window:
- the LOC125515995 gene encoding uncharacterized protein LOC125515995 — protein MVYLPPHRRHSSSSEPAPTPFPPISSLQSLSISSPRGRGRHHLRPSNNKIIHAAGCVSRWSPLPPFPPGSGDADTFRLVPFPCDPIERETGAKPLVLALSSPKSAPGSAEAAVAAITESFLPDLLAAAERARATARDAPTEDEEVKLSLVARVGKVLFQPGPSGGPVSLDSVRDAAKAGAEGSRSQVRKSFYTNLPGKCVDEIGMYIGKLTDLKFDSSKKHYHVKVFDKQRSDTTMSCKCTVQEDGKLVIHKVELNQIRQLVEDISCLSKDFDLRLMLRTKRILKNIDPEVENAIKSLVSSAIVDPDAKGGLKWPLGNESIGERFSIVGVWHTSYSAFRNKTLRLKLRCADRFDHRSSTGEISNEVTFKLTGISERLQDGNEEVDTLKGMLDSAVQMIWDTVLSYKIKP, from the exons ATGGTCTACCTCCCGCCCCACCGGCGCCACTCCAGCAGCTCCGAGCCCGCCCCAACCCCTTTCCCACCGATCTCCTCCCTCCAGTCCCTTTCCATCTCCTCCCCTCGCGGTCGCGGGCGTCACCACCTCCGCCCGTCCAACAACAAGATCATCCACGCCGCGGGCTGCGTCTCCCGCTGGTCCCCGCTCCCGCCCTTCCCCCCCGGCTCCGGCGACGCCGACACTTTCCGCCTCGTCCCCTTCCCCTGCGATCCCATCGAGCGCGAGACCGGCGCCAAGCCCCTCGTCCTCGCCCTCTCCTCCCCGAAAAGCGCCCCCGGCTCCGCGGAGGCCGCGGTCGCGGCCATCACCGAGAGTTTCTTGCCGGACCTCCTAGCCGCGGCGGAGAGGGCGAGAGCGACGGCGCGCGATGCGCCCACGGAAGACGAGGAGGTAAAGCTGAGCCTCGTGGCAAGGGTGGGCAAGGTCCTGTTCCAACC CGGACCTAGCGGCGGACCCGTCTCCCTGGACTCTGTCCGCGACGCAGCAAAAGCAGGGGCAGAAGGATCGAGGAGCCAGGTCCGTAAATCGTTCTATACGAATTTGCCCGGCAAGTGTGTGGATGAGATTGGGATGTATATTGGGAAGCTGACGGATCTGAAGTTCGATTCATCAAAAAAGCACTACCATGTCAAG GTGTTTGACAAGCAGCGAAGTGATACGACGATGTCTTGCAAATGCACCGTGCAAGAGGATGGGAAGCTTGTGATCCACAAG GTTGAATTGAACCAGATACGGCAGCTGGTGGAGGACATATCCTGCCTGTCCAAAGATTTTGATTTAAGGCTGATGTTGCGTACAAAAAGGATCCTGAAGAACATAGAC CCTGAAGTGGAAAATGCCATAAAGAGCTTAGTGTCTTCAGCTATTGTTGATCCTGATGCCAAAGGGGGACTTAAATGGCCACTTGGGAATGAGTCGATTGGTGAGAGGTTCAGCATAGTTGGGGTGTGGCATACAAGCTATAGTGCTTTCAGGAATAAAACCTTAAGGTTGAAGCTCAGGTGTGCTGACCGGTTTGACCACCGGAGCTCCACTGGAGAGATTTCCAATGAAGTTACCTTCAAACTAACTGGCATATCTGAGAGACTGCAG GATGGGAATGAAGAGGTGGACACTCTGAAGGGGATGCTGGACTCTGCGGTGCAGATGATCTGGGACACTGTTTTGAGCTACAAGATCAAGCCTTGA